In Apis mellifera strain DH4 linkage group LG3, Amel_HAv3.1, whole genome shotgun sequence, one DNA window encodes the following:
- the LOC411403 gene encoding probable low affinity copper uptake protein 2 isoform X3, translating to MMHMWFWFGNNLDNFFLPGYNVATIFSFFCTCLGLFALAILYEGMKVLQIKLQQSTVSLLQKQSSRISENSCLLSKISSNNIRTKISLHCIQWCIWSFQIFHWFVHTFLGYLLMLAVMTYNVYITVTIVLGACLGYWIFGPQLIELNMKRFYKRQILLDCDKECAVLLYNF from the exons atg ATGCATATGTGGTTTTGGTTTGGAAACAAtttagacaatttttttttaccaggATATAATGTCGCTAcaattttcagttttttttgtACTTGTTTAGGTTTATTTGCACTTGCAATATTATATGAGGGTATGAAAGTTTTACAAATCAAATTACAACAAAGTACAGTAAGCCTTTTACAGAAACAAAGCTCAAGAATATCAGAGAATTCTTGTTTGTTGtctaaaatatcttcaaacaacattagaacaaaaatttctttacattG TATACAATGGTGTATATGGAgtttccaaatatttcattggtTTGTACATACATTTCTTGGTTATCTTTTAATGTTAGCTGTTATgacatataatgtatatatcacTGTTACTATTGTGCTGGGAGCATGTCTTGGATATTGGATATTTGGTCCACAACTTATAGAACTTAACATGAAACGATTTTATAaaagacaaatattattagactGTGATAAAGAATGTGCag tactattgtataatttttag
- the LOC411403 gene encoding probable low affinity copper uptake protein 2 isoform X1, producing MMHMWFWFGNNLDNFFLPGYNVATIFSFFCTCLGLFALAILYEGMKVLQIKLQQSTVSLLQKQSSRISENSCLLSKISSNNIRTKISLHCIQWCIWSFQIFHWFVHTFLGYLLMLAVMTYNVYITVTIVLGACLGYWIFGPQLIELNMKRFYKRQILLDCDKECADNIIHSQRHESTVSVVADQLITEATVEVHIPRDA from the exons atg ATGCATATGTGGTTTTGGTTTGGAAACAAtttagacaatttttttttaccaggATATAATGTCGCTAcaattttcagttttttttgtACTTGTTTAGGTTTATTTGCACTTGCAATATTATATGAGGGTATGAAAGTTTTACAAATCAAATTACAACAAAGTACAGTAAGCCTTTTACAGAAACAAAGCTCAAGAATATCAGAGAATTCTTGTTTGTTGtctaaaatatcttcaaacaacattagaacaaaaatttctttacattG TATACAATGGTGTATATGGAgtttccaaatatttcattggtTTGTACATACATTTCTTGGTTATCTTTTAATGTTAGCTGTTATgacatataatgtatatatcacTGTTACTATTGTGCTGGGAGCATGTCTTGGATATTGGATATTTGGTCCACAACTTATAGAACTTAACATGAAACGATTTTATAaaagacaaatattattagactGTGATAAAGAATGTGCag ataacatAATACATAGTCAGAGACATGAATCAACAGTTTCTGTTGTCGCAGACCAATTAATAACAGAAGCTACTGTTGAAGTACATATACCAAGAGATGCTTGA
- the LOC411403 gene encoding probable low affinity copper uptake protein 2 isoform X2 produces the protein MHMWFWFGNNLDNFFLPGYNVATIFSFFCTCLGLFALAILYEGMKVLQIKLQQSTVSLLQKQSSRISENSCLLSKISSNNIRTKISLHCIQWCIWSFQIFHWFVHTFLGYLLMLAVMTYNVYITVTIVLGACLGYWIFGPQLIELNMKRFYKRQILLDCDKECADNIIHSQRHESTVSVVADQLITEATVEVHIPRDA, from the exons ATGCATATGTGGTTTTGGTTTGGAAACAAtttagacaatttttttttaccaggATATAATGTCGCTAcaattttcagttttttttgtACTTGTTTAGGTTTATTTGCACTTGCAATATTATATGAGGGTATGAAAGTTTTACAAATCAAATTACAACAAAGTACAGTAAGCCTTTTACAGAAACAAAGCTCAAGAATATCAGAGAATTCTTGTTTGTTGtctaaaatatcttcaaacaacattagaacaaaaatttctttacattG TATACAATGGTGTATATGGAgtttccaaatatttcattggtTTGTACATACATTTCTTGGTTATCTTTTAATGTTAGCTGTTATgacatataatgtatatatcacTGTTACTATTGTGCTGGGAGCATGTCTTGGATATTGGATATTTGGTCCACAACTTATAGAACTTAACATGAAACGATTTTATAaaagacaaatattattagactGTGATAAAGAATGTGCag ataacatAATACATAGTCAGAGACATGAATCAACAGTTTCTGTTGTCGCAGACCAATTAATAACAGAAGCTACTGTTGAAGTACATATACCAAGAGATGCTTGA